One Aegilops tauschii subsp. strangulata cultivar AL8/78 chromosome 7, Aet v6.0, whole genome shotgun sequence genomic window carries:
- the LOC109771112 gene encoding uncharacterized protein isoform X2 gives MALRSPSSTSRRNLGPRYSPPADSLPPTSQAGSGNGARAGVAMKVKEAEHMLANLEEEGVEIDGNIASIINDEIARIKAEAEREKIINVLTRNGRMVLLTIASAAAGFFLGGECYERALYAQLAMIFGEP, from the exons ATGGCGCTGCGCTCTCCCTCCAGCACTTCGCGGCGGAATCTGGGACCCCGTTATTCGCCGCCGGCGGACTCTCTGCCTCCCACCTCTCAG GCTGGATCCGGCAATGGAGCTAGAGCTGGTGTTGCTATGAAGGTGAAGGAGGCTGAACATATGTTGGCAAATTTAGAAGAAGAGGGAGTGGAGATAGATGGCAACATAGCTAGTATTATTAATGATGAGATAGCTAGAATTAAAGCTGAAGCTGAGAG GGAGAAGATTATCAATGTGCTGACAAGGAACGGGCGGATGGTACTGCTCACTATTGCATCTGCTGCTGCTGGTTTCTTCCTGGGAGGGGAATGTTACGAACGGGCCCTCTATGCGCAACTGGCCATGATTTTTGGTGAACCATAG
- the LOC109771112 gene encoding uncharacterized protein isoform X1: MALRSPSSTSRRNLGPRYSPPADSLPPTSQQAGSGNGARAGVAMKVKEAEHMLANLEEEGVEIDGNIASIINDEIARIKAEAEREKIINVLTRNGRMVLLTIASAAAGFFLGGECYERALYAQLAMIFGEP; this comes from the exons ATGGCGCTGCGCTCTCCCTCCAGCACTTCGCGGCGGAATCTGGGACCCCGTTATTCGCCGCCGGCGGACTCTCTGCCTCCCACCTCTCAG CAGGCTGGATCCGGCAATGGAGCTAGAGCTGGTGTTGCTATGAAGGTGAAGGAGGCTGAACATATGTTGGCAAATTTAGAAGAAGAGGGAGTGGAGATAGATGGCAACATAGCTAGTATTATTAATGATGAGATAGCTAGAATTAAAGCTGAAGCTGAGAG GGAGAAGATTATCAATGTGCTGACAAGGAACGGGCGGATGGTACTGCTCACTATTGCATCTGCTGCTGCTGGTTTCTTCCTGGGAGGGGAATGTTACGAACGGGCCCTCTATGCGCAACTGGCCATGATTTTTGGTGAACCATAG